The Enterococcus sp. 7F3_DIV0205 genome has a window encoding:
- the pknB gene encoding Stk1 family PASTA domain-containing Ser/Thr kinase has protein sequence MIEIGRKLNGRYHIIGNIGSGGMANVFLAHDLILDRDVAVKVLRFDFQNDQAAIRRFQREALAATELVHPNIVSVYDVGEEDGLQYLVMEYVKGMDLKRFIQTQYPIPYAKIVDIMEQILSAVSLAHEHRIIHRDLKPQNILMDESGVVKITDFGIAIALTETSITQTNTMLGSVHYLSPEQARGSMATNQSDVYAVGIILYEMLTGNVPFDGESAVTIALKHFQEEMPSVKNFDPNIPQSLENVVLHATAKDPADRYKTAEEMSRDLYTVLAANRLNEPKWQPTGLMGETKILTPITDEMAMPSSFNSMETPPEERNEHEEIENQEKATKKKKKKKPLIIFLILFALALIIGGLFYFAGRGSSEVKIPNVEDKTEAQARSLLEDAGLKVKNEVKQVQSENIEEGKVVKTNPEIGSTVKKNREIELYISTGNKKIKLPKVTGESYKDAIEKLGELGFKESQIKITKETDSKVDEDKVISQTPKEGSEVDPKTDEIELVVSEGPADIYLADYASLGYSYNNAVDELASYGIKESQITRVDKPSDTVAKDLVIAQNPAAGNPFNPKKGKITLTVSSGPDKTTTTSSESSTVVLGSYAESYTYDNAVNALVSLGIKENQISRVDEASDLPKGTVISQDPGAGATFDLKNGKITLKVSTGPSNVSVPSILGLSSAEAKSQIEGSGLKYVQGSGDASKGKVISVSPSIGDSVAKGTSVTVNFSSATDSTGNENN, from the coding sequence ATGATCGAAATCGGCAGAAAATTAAATGGTCGATATCATATTATTGGCAATATCGGCAGTGGTGGCATGGCAAATGTATTTTTAGCACATGATTTGATTTTAGATCGTGATGTTGCTGTCAAAGTACTGCGTTTTGACTTCCAAAATGATCAAGCAGCAATCCGTCGCTTTCAACGAGAAGCCTTAGCCGCAACTGAGTTGGTTCATCCAAATATCGTCAGTGTCTATGATGTAGGCGAAGAAGATGGTCTACAATACTTAGTGATGGAGTATGTGAAGGGAATGGATCTGAAACGATTTATCCAGACACAGTACCCAATTCCATATGCAAAAATTGTTGATATCATGGAACAAATCTTATCAGCAGTTTCATTAGCGCACGAACATAGAATCATTCATAGAGACTTAAAACCGCAAAATATTTTGATGGATGAAAGCGGCGTTGTTAAAATCACCGATTTTGGGATAGCCATTGCATTGACAGAAACATCAATCACCCAAACAAATACGATGTTGGGCTCAGTCCATTATTTATCTCCAGAGCAAGCTCGCGGCAGTATGGCAACTAATCAGTCCGATGTTTATGCAGTTGGGATCATTTTATATGAAATGCTGACAGGAAATGTGCCGTTTGATGGTGAATCAGCCGTAACAATTGCTTTGAAACATTTCCAAGAAGAAATGCCGTCAGTCAAAAATTTTGATCCTAATATTCCTCAGTCGTTGGAAAATGTCGTATTACATGCAACGGCTAAAGATCCAGCTGATCGCTATAAAACTGCTGAAGAAATGTCACGTGATTTATATACGGTATTAGCAGCGAATCGCTTGAACGAGCCGAAATGGCAACCAACAGGATTGATGGGTGAAACGAAAATTTTAACCCCAATCACGGATGAAATGGCGATGCCATCTTCTTTCAATTCGATGGAAACACCGCCTGAAGAGCGGAATGAACATGAAGAGATCGAAAATCAGGAAAAGGCAACAAAGAAGAAAAAGAAGAAAAAGCCTTTGATTATTTTTCTGATTTTATTCGCTTTGGCTTTGATTATCGGCGGTTTGTTTTATTTTGCTGGGCGAGGCAGTAGTGAAGTCAAGATTCCTAACGTGGAAGACAAGACTGAAGCACAAGCGCGCAGTTTATTAGAAGATGCTGGGTTGAAAGTAAAGAACGAAGTAAAACAAGTACAAAGTGAGAACATCGAAGAAGGAAAAGTAGTCAAGACAAATCCTGAGATAGGCTCTACAGTAAAGAAAAATCGTGAGATTGAGCTATATATTAGTACTGGCAATAAAAAAATAAAATTACCTAAGGTGACTGGTGAAAGTTATAAAGATGCCATTGAAAAATTAGGTGAATTAGGTTTCAAAGAAAGTCAGATCAAGATTACGAAGGAAACGGATTCTAAAGTTGATGAAGACAAAGTCATCAGTCAGACACCAAAAGAAGGTTCTGAAGTAGATCCGAAAACAGATGAAATCGAGTTGGTTGTTAGTGAAGGACCAGCTGATATTTATTTAGCTGACTATGCAAGTTTAGGTTACAGTTATAACAATGCTGTAGATGAATTGGCAAGTTATGGAATTAAAGAAAGTCAAATAACTAGAGTAGATAAACCAAGTGATACTGTAGCGAAAGATTTGGTTATTGCTCAAAATCCCGCAGCAGGGAATCCATTTAATCCTAAAAAAGGTAAGATCACATTAACGGTAAGTTCTGGGCCTGATAAAACGACGACAACGAGCTCTGAATCAAGTACAGTTGTTTTAGGGAGTTATGCAGAAAGTTATACGTATGATAATGCAGTAAATGCTCTAGTCAGTTTAGGAATCAAAGAGAATCAAATCTCAAGAGTAGATGAAGCTAGTGATCTGCCTAAAGGAACGGTTATTTCTCAAGATCCAGGGGCAGGTGCGACCTTTGATCTTAAAAATGGTAAAATTACGTTAAAAGTTAGTACTGGGCCGAGTAACGTGAGTGTTCCAAGTATTCTAGGACTTTCTTCAGCTGAGGCTAAGTCCCAAATAGAAGGCAGTGGCTTGAAGTATGTACAAGGATCAGGAGATGCATCTAAAGGAAAAGTCATTAGTGTGTCGCCTAGCATTGGGGATAGTGTCGCAAAAGGGACTTCCGTAACAGTCAACTTCTCAAGTGCAACCGATTCAACAGGTAATGAAAATAATTAA
- the rsgA gene encoding ribosome small subunit-dependent GTPase A translates to MAFLKGQIRKALSGFYYIYAEGATFQTRARGNFRNRKITPLVGDEVMFESDNPTDGYLLEVYPRHNELVRPPVANVDQGVVVMSMIEPNFSYNLLDRFLVTLEDKEIAPIIYLTKVDLLKGTEAVSVADVKKVYGDIGYPVIAATKANDEDAVRTLEQYFPERLTVFMGQSGAGKSTLLNKISPDLQLATDEISESLGRGKHTTRHVELLPLYDGLVADTPGFSSIDFLEMETTDLPKQFPEFVEAAVSCKFRECMHRKEPGCEVKKRVEAGTIAQTRYDNYLQFLLEIENRRPIYKKK, encoded by the coding sequence GTGGCATTTCTGAAAGGTCAAATCAGAAAAGCATTAAGTGGTTTTTACTACATTTATGCAGAAGGCGCAACATTTCAAACAAGAGCCCGCGGGAATTTTCGTAATCGAAAAATCACCCCACTAGTCGGTGACGAAGTTATGTTTGAAAGTGATAATCCAACCGATGGCTATTTACTTGAAGTTTATCCTAGACACAATGAGTTGGTGCGTCCTCCAGTAGCAAATGTAGATCAAGGTGTAGTCGTTATGAGTATGATCGAACCTAATTTTTCATATAATTTGTTGGATCGTTTTTTAGTCACGTTAGAAGATAAAGAAATCGCACCGATCATTTATTTGACGAAAGTCGATTTATTGAAAGGTACGGAAGCTGTCAGCGTAGCAGATGTCAAAAAGGTCTATGGAGATATTGGTTATCCTGTGATTGCTGCGACAAAAGCAAATGATGAAGACGCTGTTCGGACTTTAGAGCAGTATTTTCCAGAACGTTTGACTGTTTTCATGGGTCAATCTGGTGCGGGTAAATCGACCTTACTAAACAAAATCTCTCCAGACCTACAATTAGCGACCGATGAAATTTCTGAATCACTAGGCCGAGGGAAACATACCACACGCCATGTGGAACTGTTGCCGTTGTATGACGGTTTAGTCGCGGATACACCAGGCTTTAGCTCGATCGACTTTTTAGAAATGGAAACTACTGATCTGCCGAAACAATTTCCAGAATTTGTAGAAGCTGCCGTTTCATGTAAGTTTCGCGAATGCATGCACCGCAAAGAACCAGGTTGTGAAGTGAAAAAACGTGTAGAAGCAGGAACAATCGCTCAAACACGTTATGATAATTATCTGCAGTTTTTACTAGAAATAGAAAACCGTAGACCGATTTATAAGAAAAAATAA